The following coding sequences lie in one Zingiber officinale cultivar Zhangliang chromosome 2B, Zo_v1.1, whole genome shotgun sequence genomic window:
- the LOC122048619 gene encoding RING-H2 finger protein ATL16-like, producing the protein MAKPPPAEAPHTPSSPPPPILAVAIFGILTTVILLLSYYLFVTKCRTGRRRSPPADQPHGLDPSLIRSIPVVSFTAAADDDVEQSSQCAVCLNEFQNMERLKRLPGCSHTFHIDCIDTWLQFNPNCPLCRSDVAAAAAAAMPAQVISVVEETRSAGVADATAEITGQTSTNDWKTRSMGDECIDIREKDEEFCVQHVRRSFSVDSSSDRQHDLSLLL; encoded by the coding sequence ATGGCAAAACCACCACCAGCAGAAGCTCCACACACTCCTTCCTCTCCCCCTCCCCCCATCTTGGCTGTCGCCATCTTCGGCATCCTCACCACCGTCATCCTACTCCTCTCCTACTACCTCTTCGTCACCAAGTGCCGCACCGGCCGCCGCCGCTCTCCCCCGGCCGACCAGCCTCATGGACTAGACCCTTCCCTCATCCGCTCCATCCCCGTCGTCAGCTTCACCGCCGCTGCCGACGACGACGTCGAGCAGAGCAGCCAGTGTGCGGTCTGCTTGAATGAGTTCCAAAACATGGAACGCCTCAAGCGGCTCCCCGGCTGCTCCCACACCTTCCACATCGACTGCATCGACACTTGGCTCCAGTTCAACCCCAACTGCCCCCTCTGTCGCTCCgacgtcgccgccgccgccgccgcggcCATGCCGGCCCAAGTCATTTCGGTCGTCGAAGAGACTCGAAGCGCAGGAGTAGCAGATGCAACCGCCGAAATCACCGGCCAAACCTCAACAAATGATTGGAAAACCAGAAGCATGGGGGACGAATGCATTGACATTAGAGAAAAGGATGAGGAGTTTTGCGTGCAGCACGTAAGGAGGTCCTTCTCAGTGGATTCCTCTAGCGATAGACAGCACGATCTCTCTCTTCTATTGTAA